A stretch of Gopherus evgoodei ecotype Sinaloan lineage chromosome 12, rGopEvg1_v1.p, whole genome shotgun sequence DNA encodes these proteins:
- the SLC7A6OS gene encoding probable RNA polymerase II nuclear localization protein SLC7A6OS isoform X1, translating into MERAAVLRVKRKRGGSEPAEALVIACKRQRTEPGPAAPRDPVEKSLFKLVTTVSSQNEPVQKYVQEAITRDKAAEILRPSLGSTQRIIQDLRSSKQVKRQENRYRIITSHRPNCAERETIAFDANGEETNEGAKLDPEANKDTSHQESTAIYGSSSYLGEFQLFDVVQEEEVERDPNIAAAHTQKTDDPEAILCNAVEMIRERLTVSENDKGLEHHGKEEDYVYDIYYMETATPGWIQNILSVQPYTEEYELVDDDHISEEIYDDEDDENNENNWRNDYPDEEEFLPEEDEDREGKDGESDGSFSDEDGRGIRSRTWVKYHSDILQEFE; encoded by the exons ATGGAGCGCGCGGCGGTGCTGCGCGTGAAGCGGAAGCGCGGCGGGTCGGAGCCGGCCGAGGCCTTGGTGATCGCCTGCAAGCGGCAGCGCACCGAGCCGGGCCCCGCGGCCCCCCGCGACCCGGTGGAGAAGAGTCTCTTCAAGCTGGTGACCACCGTGTCCTCGCAG aATGAGCCTGTTCAGAAGTATGTACAAGAAGCTATTACTCGAGATAAAGCAGCAGAGATTCTGCGACCCTCTTTAGGAAGCACTCAAAGAATCATTCAAGACCTTCGCTCCTCCAagcaggtgaagaggcaggaaaACCGGTACCGCATCATAACCAGCCACCGGCCAAACTGTGCTGAAAGAGAAACAATTGCGTTTGACGCAAATGGCGAGGAGACAAATGAGGGTGCCAAACTGGACCCTGAAGCAAACAAAGACACTTCACACCAAGAAAGCACTGCAATTTATGGAAGTTCAAGTTATTTGGGGGAATTCCAGTTGTTTGATGTAGTACAAGAGGAGGAAGTAGAAAGAGATCCCAATATCGCTGCAGCTCACACACAG AAAACTGATGATCCAGAGGCGATTCTTTGCAATGCAGTAGAAATGATCCGTGAGCGTTTAACTGTGTCTGAGAATGATAAAGGATTAGAACACCATGGGAAGGAAGAGGATTATGTTTATGATATTTACTACATGGAAACAGCAACTCCTGGCTGGATCCAGAACATCCTCTCTGTGCAGCCTTACACAGAGGAATATGAACTG GTAGATGATGATCATATTTCTGAAGAAATAtatgatgatgaagatgatgaaaACAATGAGAATAACTGGCGTAATGACTATCCTGATGAAGAGGAGTTCCTTCCTGAGGAAGATGAAGACAGAGAAGGAAAAGATGGAG AATCTGATGGGAGCTTCAGTGATGAAGATGGCAGGGGTatcaggagcagaacatgggtCAAATACCACTCTGATATTCTGCAGGAGTTTGAATAG
- the SLC7A6OS gene encoding probable RNA polymerase II nuclear localization protein SLC7A6OS isoform X2 — MERAAVLRVKRKRGGSEPAEALVIACKRQRTEPGPAAPRDPVEKSLFKLVTTVSSQNEPVQKYVQEAITRDKAAEILRPSLGSTQRIIQDLRSSKQVKRQENRYRIITSHRPNCAERETIAFDANGEETNEGAKLDPEANKDTSHQESTAIYGSSSYLGEFQLFDVVQEEEVERDPNIAAAHTQKTDDPEAILCNAVEMIRERLTVSENDKGLEHHGKEEDYVYDIYYMETATPGWIQNILSVQPYTEEYELVDDDHISEEIYDDEDDENNENNWRNDYPDEEEFLPEEDEDREGKDGVFQCCESPLELR; from the exons ATGGAGCGCGCGGCGGTGCTGCGCGTGAAGCGGAAGCGCGGCGGGTCGGAGCCGGCCGAGGCCTTGGTGATCGCCTGCAAGCGGCAGCGCACCGAGCCGGGCCCCGCGGCCCCCCGCGACCCGGTGGAGAAGAGTCTCTTCAAGCTGGTGACCACCGTGTCCTCGCAG aATGAGCCTGTTCAGAAGTATGTACAAGAAGCTATTACTCGAGATAAAGCAGCAGAGATTCTGCGACCCTCTTTAGGAAGCACTCAAAGAATCATTCAAGACCTTCGCTCCTCCAagcaggtgaagaggcaggaaaACCGGTACCGCATCATAACCAGCCACCGGCCAAACTGTGCTGAAAGAGAAACAATTGCGTTTGACGCAAATGGCGAGGAGACAAATGAGGGTGCCAAACTGGACCCTGAAGCAAACAAAGACACTTCACACCAAGAAAGCACTGCAATTTATGGAAGTTCAAGTTATTTGGGGGAATTCCAGTTGTTTGATGTAGTACAAGAGGAGGAAGTAGAAAGAGATCCCAATATCGCTGCAGCTCACACACAG AAAACTGATGATCCAGAGGCGATTCTTTGCAATGCAGTAGAAATGATCCGTGAGCGTTTAACTGTGTCTGAGAATGATAAAGGATTAGAACACCATGGGAAGGAAGAGGATTATGTTTATGATATTTACTACATGGAAACAGCAACTCCTGGCTGGATCCAGAACATCCTCTCTGTGCAGCCTTACACAGAGGAATATGAACTG GTAGATGATGATCATATTTCTGAAGAAATAtatgatgatgaagatgatgaaaACAATGAGAATAACTGGCGTAATGACTATCCTGATGAAGAGGAGTTCCTTCCTGAGGAAGATGAAGACAGAGAAGGAAAAGATGGAG TCTTTCAATGTTGTGAAAGCCCATTAGAACTGAGGTGA